One genomic region from Gammaproteobacteria bacterium encodes:
- a CDS encoding pteridine reductase — protein sequence MSAGVALVTGGARRIGKAVAEELHRSGFDTVVHYRRSRREAGAVVARLNEERPGSALAVGADLSRPEEVQRLASRALAFRGRLDVLVNNASLYQCTPLAEIGARDWDAFVAVHLQAPLALACQTASALRLARGCIVNLLDLYAYKPLPGHALYCVTKAGMAMLTRCLAAELAPEVRVNAVAPGAILWPEGDADRQRQQEILAGIPLRRTGEPRDVAAAVRYLIEEARYTTGEVLYLDGGRRLRT from the coding sequence ATGAGCGCCGGCGTGGCATTGGTCACTGGCGGTGCGCGCCGCATCGGCAAGGCCGTGGCGGAAGAGTTGCACCGCTCCGGTTTCGATACGGTCGTTCACTACCGTCGTTCCCGCCGGGAGGCGGGGGCGGTGGTCGCCCGGTTGAACGAGGAGCGTCCGGGTTCGGCTCTCGCCGTCGGGGCAGATCTGAGCCGGCCGGAGGAGGTGCAGCGGCTGGCGTCGCGGGCGCTTGCGTTCCGGGGGCGGCTGGATGTTTTAGTGAACAATGCCTCCCTCTATCAATGTACGCCGCTGGCGGAGATCGGCGCGCGGGACTGGGATGCATTCGTAGCGGTGCACCTGCAGGCGCCGCTGGCGCTGGCCTGCCAGACGGCATCTGCCCTGCGGCTGGCGCGGGGGTGCATCGTCAACCTGCTGGATCTCTATGCCTACAAGCCGCTGCCCGGGCATGCGCTGTACTGCGTTACCAAGGCCGGCATGGCCATGCTGACCCGCTGCCTGGCGGCGGAACTCGCTCCGGAGGTACGGGTCAATGCGGTGGCGCCGGGAGCCATCCTGTGGCCGGAAGGGGACGCGGACCGGCAAAGGCAACAGGAGATTCTGGCCGGTATTCCGTTGCGGCGCACGGGAGAGCCGCGGGATGTCGCGGCCGCCGTACGCTACCTGATCGAGGAGGCCCGCTACACCACCGGGGAAGTGCTTTATCTGGATGGAGGACGCAGGCTGCGTACCTGA